The following proteins are co-located in the Candidatus Binataceae bacterium genome:
- the ybeY gene encoding rRNA maturation RNase YbeY: MAVEFRCATARGRAYASRLRADAERLLDLTRVEHCELSLTLTSDRAIRALNRDFRGKDAPTDVLSFSQLEVAGAEPEKLPEIPDVDSSPLGDVVISIDTALAQAREYRIAPAARLRTLLVHGFLHLLGYDHERSPAEARKMFARQRRLEARLASIPARQRRAALSR, encoded by the coding sequence GTGGCCGTGGAATTCCGATGCGCCACGGCGCGCGGACGCGCGTATGCCTCGCGCCTGCGTGCCGACGCGGAGCGCCTGCTCGATCTGACGCGCGTTGAGCATTGCGAACTGTCGCTGACTCTCACATCGGACCGCGCGATCCGCGCGCTCAATCGTGATTTTCGCGGCAAAGATGCGCCAACCGACGTGCTCTCGTTCTCGCAGCTTGAAGTGGCCGGGGCCGAGCCCGAAAAGCTGCCTGAGATTCCTGACGTCGACAGTTCTCCCCTCGGCGATGTCGTGATTTCGATCGATACCGCGCTCGCGCAAGCCCGCGAATATCGCATCGCTCCCGCAGCGCGTCTCAGGACTCTGCTAGTGCATGGATTCCTGCATCTGCTCGGCTACGATCATGAACGCTCGCCGGCAGAGGCGCGCAAGATGTTCGCGCGTCAACGCCGCCTGGAAGCTCGCCTCGCGTCAATTCCAGCCAGGCAACGCCGCGCCGCCTTGTCACGATGA